A region from the Zonotrichia leucophrys gambelii isolate GWCS_2022_RI chromosome Z, RI_Zleu_2.0, whole genome shotgun sequence genome encodes:
- the MED18 gene encoding mediator of RNA polymerase II transcription subunit 18 produces MEAPPVTMMPVTGGTINMMEYLLQGSVLDQSLESLLHRLRGLCDNMEPETFLDHEMVFLLKGQQASPFVLRARRSMDKSGMPWHLRYLGQPEIGDKNRHALVRNCVDIATSDNLTDFLVEMGFRMDHEFVAKGHVFRKGIMKIVVYKIYRILMPGNTESIEPLSLSYLVELNVVAPAGQDIVSDDMRNFAEQLKPLVHLEKIDPKRLM; encoded by the exons ATGGAGGCGCCGCCGGTGACCATGATGCCCGTCACGGGCGGCACCATCAACATGATGGAGTACCTGCTCCAAG GAAGCGTGCTGGaccagagcctggagagcctCCTGCACCGCCTGCGCGGGCTGTGCGACAACATGGAGCCCGAGACCTTCCTGGACCACGAGATGGTGTTCCTGCTGAAGGGGCAGCAGGCCAGCCCCTTCGTGCTGCGCGCCCGGCGCTCCATGGACAAGAGCGGCATGCCCTGGCACCTGCGCTACCTGGGACAGCCCGAAATCGGCGACAAGAACCGCCACGCGCTGGTGCGCAACTGCGTGGACATCGCCACGTCCGACAACCTGACGGACTTCCTGGTGGAGATGGGCTTCCGCATGGACCACGAGTTCGTGGCCAAAGGGCACGTGTTCCGCAAGGGCATCATGAAGATCGTGGTGTACAAGATCTACCGCATCCTGATGCCAGGAAACACGGAGAGCATTGAGCCGCTCTCCCTCTCCTACTTGGTGGAGCTCAATGTAGTCGCGCCAGCAGGACAGGACATTGTTTCTGATGACATGAGGAACTTTGCTGAGCAGCTGAAGCCTCTAGTACACCTGGAGAAAATTGACCCCAAAAGACTAATGTGA
- the HMGCR gene encoding 3-hydroxy-3-methylglutaryl-Coenzyme A reductase isoform X1 has translation MPVSLSRYPPDAVGLPAFRLFDKNCLSGRAQCCRVRSGFAKYRETALKMLSRLFRMHGLFVASHPWEVIVGTVTLTICMMSMKMFTGNDKICGWNYECPKVEEDVLSSDIIILTITRCIAILYIYFQFQNLRQLGSKYILGIAGLFTIFSSFVFSTVVIHFLDKELTGLNEALPFFLLLIDLSRASALAKFALSSNSQDEVRENISRGMAILGPTFTLDALVECLVIGVGTMSGVRQLEIMCCFGCMSVLANYFVFMTFFPACVSLVLELSRESREGRPIWQLSHFARVLEEEENKPNPVTQRVKMIMSLGLVLVHAHSRWIAEPAAQNSTVENSVGLDENAPKRIEPNVSLWQFYLSRMASMDIEQVITLGLALLLAVKYIFFEQAETESTLSLKNPITSPVMVQKKVPENCCRKQTGVLKNNQNSNTGEEAFISKDESAEVIKPVLAESSTKATFVVGNSSPVETSSYPSGKEEEIELPKEPRSIEECVRILGNAQEGAKFLTDAEVISLVNAKHIPAYKLETLMETQERGVSIRRQMLSKKLPEPSSLQYLPYKNYNYSLVMGACCENVIGYMPIPVGVAGPLVLDNKEFQVPMATTEGCLVASTNRGCRAICLGGGASSRILADGMTRGPVVRLPTACQAAEVKVWLESPEGFKIMKEAFDSTSRFARLQKLLISLAGRNLYIRFQSGTGDAMGMNMISKGTEKALVRLNEEFPDLQVIAISGNYCTDKKPAAINWIEGRGKSVVCEAVIPAKVVREVLKTTTEDLVEVNINKNLVGSAMAGSIGGYNAHAANIVTAIYIACGQDAAQNVGSSNCITLMERTGSTNEDLYISCTMPSIEIGTVGGGTNLLPQQACLQMLGVQGASQDNPGENARQLAKIVCATVMAGELSLMAALAAGHLVKSHMIHNRSKINLQDLQGTCTKKAA, from the exons ATGCCCGTGTCGCTGTCCCGTTACCCTCCTGACGCCGTCGGGCTGCCCGCGTTTCGCCTGTTCGACAAAAACTGCCTCTctggcagggctcagtgctgtCGTGTGCGTTCCGG GTTTGCAAAGTATAGAGAAACAGCCTTGAAAATGCTGTCCAGACTCTTCCGAATGCATGGCCTTTTTGTAGCCTCTCATCCATGGGAAGTCATTGTGGGAACAGTGACTCTCACTATCTGCATGATGTCTATGAAGATGTTCACTGGGAATGATAAGATCTGTGGCTGGAATTATGAGTGCCCCAAAGTTGAAGAA GATGTTCTGAGCAGTGACATCATCATCCTGACAATCACACGTTGCATAGCAattctttatatatatttccaGTTTCAGAACCTAAGGCAGCTTGgatcaaaatacattttag GTATTGCTGGCCTCTTCACAATCTTCTCAAGTTTTGTTTTTAGTACAGTGGTAATTCACTTCTTGGATAAAGAACTGACAGGTTTAAA tgaagCTTTACCATTCTTCCTGCTTCTGATTGATTTGTCAAGAGCAAGTGCATTAGCCAAATTTGCGCTCAGTTCCAACTCACAG GATGAagtaagagaaaatatttcacgTGGGATGGCAATATTAGGCCCTACGTTTACCCTGGATGCACTTGTGGAGTGTCTTGTAATTGGTGTTGGTACCATGTCAG GTGTACGACAGCTTGAAATTATGTGCTGCTTTGGCTGTATGTCTGTTCTTGCCAACTACTTTGTCTTCATGACCTTCTTTCCAGCTTGTGTGTCCTTGGTATTAGAG ctTTCAAGAGAGAGTCGTGAAGGGCGCCCTATATGGCAGCTTAGTCATTTTGCTCGTGTTCTGGAAGAAGAAGAGAATAAACCAAATCCTGTGACACAGAGGGTCAAAATGATTATG TCACTGGGTTTGGTTCTTGTTCACGCCCACAGTCGTTGGATAGCGGAACCAGCTGCTCAAAACAGTACTGTTGAAAATTCAGTGGGATTGGATGAGAATGCACCAAAGAGAATTGAACCTAATGTTTCACTGTGGCAGTTCTACCTTTCTCG AATGGCCAGTATGGATATTGAGCAAGTAATCACGCTTGGATTAGCCCTTCTCCTTGCtgtcaaatatattttctttgagCAAGCGGAGACTGAATCTACGCTCTCACTGAAGAATCCCATAACATCTCCTGTGATGGTACAGAAAAAGGTCCCTGAAAATTGTTGCAGGAAGCAGACTGGAGTTCTGAAAAACAATCAAAACTCTAACACAGGAGAAGAAGCTTTCATATCCAAAGATGAAAGTG CTGAAGTCATAAAACCTGTATTAGCAGAGTCATCAACCAAGGCTACATTTGTGGTtggcaattccagccctgtGGAAACTTCTTCATATCCGAgtggaaaagaggaagagattGAGTTACCTAAAGAGCCACGTTCTATTGAGGAATGTGTTCGTATACTTGGAAATGCACAG GAAGGAGCAAAATTTCTTACTGATGCTGAGGTTATCAGCTTAGTTAATGCTAAGCATATTCCTGCATACAAACTGGAAACCCTGATGGAAACCCAGGAGCGAGGTGTATCCATTCGCAGACAGATGTTATCTAAGAAACTTCCTGAACCTTCATCTTTGCAGTATCTTCCTTACAAGAATTATAATTATTCTTTG GTGATGGGAGCTTGCTGTGAAAACGTGATTGGATATATGCCTATTCCTGTAGGCGTAGCAGGACCACTGGTTTTGGATAACAAAGAGTTTCAGGTGCCAATGGCAACAACAGAAGGGTGTCTTGTAGCAAGCACAAACAGAGGATGTAGAGCAATATGT CTTGGTGGAGGAGCAAGTAGCCGCATTCTGGCAGATGGGATGACTCGAGGACCTGTTGTAAGGTTGCCCACTGCTtgccaggctgcagaggtgAAAGTCTGGCTTGAAAGCCCCGaaggttttaaaataatgaaggaaGCTTTTGACAGCACAAGTAG GTTTGCCCGCCTACAAAAACTTCTCATCAGTTTGGCTGGTCGTAACCTTTATATCCGGTTTCAGTCTGGAACAGGGGATGCAATGGGAATGAATATGATTTCAAAA GGTACTGAAaaagcactggtgaggctgaaTGAAGAGTTTCCTGACCTTCAAGTTATAGCTATCAGTGGTAACTACTGTACAGACAAAAAACCTGCTGCTATAAACTGGatagaaggaagaggaaagtcTGTTGTCTGTGAAGCAGTCATTCCAGCTAAGGTTGTTAGAGAA GTGTTGAAAACAACTACGGAAGATCTAGTTGAAGttaatataaacaaaaatttgGTGGGTTCTGCGATGGCTGGTAGCATTGGTGGCTACAACGCACATGCAGCAAACATTGTGACAGCGATCTACATTGCCTGTGGTCAG GATGCTGCGCAGAATGTGGGCAGCTCCAACTGCATCACTTTGATGGAGAGAACTGGTTCCACCAATGAAGACCTGTACATCAGCTGCACAATGCCTTCTATAGAAATAGGGACTGTTGGTGGAGGCACCaacctgctcccacagcaggcCTGTTTGCAG atgttAGGGGTTCAAGGTGCAAGCCAAGATAACCCTGGTGAAAATGCCCGTCAGCTTGCTAAAATTGTTTGTGCTACGGTGATGGCAGGGGAATTGTCATTAATGGCTGCTCTTGCAGCCGGGCATCTAGTCAAAAGCCACATGATCCACAACAg GTCAAAGATAAATCTACAGGATCTTCAAGGAACCTGCACTAAAAAGGCAGCTTGA
- the HMGCR gene encoding 3-hydroxy-3-methylglutaryl-Coenzyme A reductase isoform X2 has product MLSRLFRMHGLFVASHPWEVIVGTVTLTICMMSMKMFTGNDKICGWNYECPKVEEDVLSSDIIILTITRCIAILYIYFQFQNLRQLGSKYILGIAGLFTIFSSFVFSTVVIHFLDKELTGLNEALPFFLLLIDLSRASALAKFALSSNSQDEVRENISRGMAILGPTFTLDALVECLVIGVGTMSGVRQLEIMCCFGCMSVLANYFVFMTFFPACVSLVLELSRESREGRPIWQLSHFARVLEEEENKPNPVTQRVKMIMSLGLVLVHAHSRWIAEPAAQNSTVENSVGLDENAPKRIEPNVSLWQFYLSRMASMDIEQVITLGLALLLAVKYIFFEQAETESTLSLKNPITSPVMVQKKVPENCCRKQTGVLKNNQNSNTGEEAFISKDESAEVIKPVLAESSTKATFVVGNSSPVETSSYPSGKEEEIELPKEPRSIEECVRILGNAQEGAKFLTDAEVISLVNAKHIPAYKLETLMETQERGVSIRRQMLSKKLPEPSSLQYLPYKNYNYSLVMGACCENVIGYMPIPVGVAGPLVLDNKEFQVPMATTEGCLVASTNRGCRAICLGGGASSRILADGMTRGPVVRLPTACQAAEVKVWLESPEGFKIMKEAFDSTSRFARLQKLLISLAGRNLYIRFQSGTGDAMGMNMISKGTEKALVRLNEEFPDLQVIAISGNYCTDKKPAAINWIEGRGKSVVCEAVIPAKVVREVLKTTTEDLVEVNINKNLVGSAMAGSIGGYNAHAANIVTAIYIACGQDAAQNVGSSNCITLMERTGSTNEDLYISCTMPSIEIGTVGGGTNLLPQQACLQMLGVQGASQDNPGENARQLAKIVCATVMAGELSLMAALAAGHLVKSHMIHNRSKINLQDLQGTCTKKAA; this is encoded by the exons ATGCTGTCCAGACTCTTCCGAATGCATGGCCTTTTTGTAGCCTCTCATCCATGGGAAGTCATTGTGGGAACAGTGACTCTCACTATCTGCATGATGTCTATGAAGATGTTCACTGGGAATGATAAGATCTGTGGCTGGAATTATGAGTGCCCCAAAGTTGAAGAA GATGTTCTGAGCAGTGACATCATCATCCTGACAATCACACGTTGCATAGCAattctttatatatatttccaGTTTCAGAACCTAAGGCAGCTTGgatcaaaatacattttag GTATTGCTGGCCTCTTCACAATCTTCTCAAGTTTTGTTTTTAGTACAGTGGTAATTCACTTCTTGGATAAAGAACTGACAGGTTTAAA tgaagCTTTACCATTCTTCCTGCTTCTGATTGATTTGTCAAGAGCAAGTGCATTAGCCAAATTTGCGCTCAGTTCCAACTCACAG GATGAagtaagagaaaatatttcacgTGGGATGGCAATATTAGGCCCTACGTTTACCCTGGATGCACTTGTGGAGTGTCTTGTAATTGGTGTTGGTACCATGTCAG GTGTACGACAGCTTGAAATTATGTGCTGCTTTGGCTGTATGTCTGTTCTTGCCAACTACTTTGTCTTCATGACCTTCTTTCCAGCTTGTGTGTCCTTGGTATTAGAG ctTTCAAGAGAGAGTCGTGAAGGGCGCCCTATATGGCAGCTTAGTCATTTTGCTCGTGTTCTGGAAGAAGAAGAGAATAAACCAAATCCTGTGACACAGAGGGTCAAAATGATTATG TCACTGGGTTTGGTTCTTGTTCACGCCCACAGTCGTTGGATAGCGGAACCAGCTGCTCAAAACAGTACTGTTGAAAATTCAGTGGGATTGGATGAGAATGCACCAAAGAGAATTGAACCTAATGTTTCACTGTGGCAGTTCTACCTTTCTCG AATGGCCAGTATGGATATTGAGCAAGTAATCACGCTTGGATTAGCCCTTCTCCTTGCtgtcaaatatattttctttgagCAAGCGGAGACTGAATCTACGCTCTCACTGAAGAATCCCATAACATCTCCTGTGATGGTACAGAAAAAGGTCCCTGAAAATTGTTGCAGGAAGCAGACTGGAGTTCTGAAAAACAATCAAAACTCTAACACAGGAGAAGAAGCTTTCATATCCAAAGATGAAAGTG CTGAAGTCATAAAACCTGTATTAGCAGAGTCATCAACCAAGGCTACATTTGTGGTtggcaattccagccctgtGGAAACTTCTTCATATCCGAgtggaaaagaggaagagattGAGTTACCTAAAGAGCCACGTTCTATTGAGGAATGTGTTCGTATACTTGGAAATGCACAG GAAGGAGCAAAATTTCTTACTGATGCTGAGGTTATCAGCTTAGTTAATGCTAAGCATATTCCTGCATACAAACTGGAAACCCTGATGGAAACCCAGGAGCGAGGTGTATCCATTCGCAGACAGATGTTATCTAAGAAACTTCCTGAACCTTCATCTTTGCAGTATCTTCCTTACAAGAATTATAATTATTCTTTG GTGATGGGAGCTTGCTGTGAAAACGTGATTGGATATATGCCTATTCCTGTAGGCGTAGCAGGACCACTGGTTTTGGATAACAAAGAGTTTCAGGTGCCAATGGCAACAACAGAAGGGTGTCTTGTAGCAAGCACAAACAGAGGATGTAGAGCAATATGT CTTGGTGGAGGAGCAAGTAGCCGCATTCTGGCAGATGGGATGACTCGAGGACCTGTTGTAAGGTTGCCCACTGCTtgccaggctgcagaggtgAAAGTCTGGCTTGAAAGCCCCGaaggttttaaaataatgaaggaaGCTTTTGACAGCACAAGTAG GTTTGCCCGCCTACAAAAACTTCTCATCAGTTTGGCTGGTCGTAACCTTTATATCCGGTTTCAGTCTGGAACAGGGGATGCAATGGGAATGAATATGATTTCAAAA GGTACTGAAaaagcactggtgaggctgaaTGAAGAGTTTCCTGACCTTCAAGTTATAGCTATCAGTGGTAACTACTGTACAGACAAAAAACCTGCTGCTATAAACTGGatagaaggaagaggaaagtcTGTTGTCTGTGAAGCAGTCATTCCAGCTAAGGTTGTTAGAGAA GTGTTGAAAACAACTACGGAAGATCTAGTTGAAGttaatataaacaaaaatttgGTGGGTTCTGCGATGGCTGGTAGCATTGGTGGCTACAACGCACATGCAGCAAACATTGTGACAGCGATCTACATTGCCTGTGGTCAG GATGCTGCGCAGAATGTGGGCAGCTCCAACTGCATCACTTTGATGGAGAGAACTGGTTCCACCAATGAAGACCTGTACATCAGCTGCACAATGCCTTCTATAGAAATAGGGACTGTTGGTGGAGGCACCaacctgctcccacagcaggcCTGTTTGCAG atgttAGGGGTTCAAGGTGCAAGCCAAGATAACCCTGGTGAAAATGCCCGTCAGCTTGCTAAAATTGTTTGTGCTACGGTGATGGCAGGGGAATTGTCATTAATGGCTGCTCTTGCAGCCGGGCATCTAGTCAAAAGCCACATGATCCACAACAg GTCAAAGATAAATCTACAGGATCTTCAAGGAACCTGCACTAAAAAGGCAGCTTGA